One window of Psychrobacillus sp. FSL H8-0483 genomic DNA carries:
- a CDS encoding solute carrier family 23 protein, which produces MSNAILDVNEKPTGGQLITLSFQHMFAMFGSTILVPQLVGLSPAIALLTSGIATIIFLLVTRFQVPAYLGSSFAFITPILIATNYGESPGNAMIGAMFVGLVYGIVSLVIWKSGYKWIMKLLPAIVVGPVIMVIGLGLSGVAVDMAMNIPIEGTDLKEYSFLHFSAALVTLFTAIFCTIYFKNILSTMPILIGLVVGYIYSMIIGIVDFTPIKEASMFALPDFLIPGVHYEFEVTSKILLVMVPIVIVTISEHIGHQLVLGKVVDRDYIKTPGLHRSLLGDGLGTFVSAFIGGPPKTTYGENIGVLAITRVYSIYVIMGAAVIAILLSFFGKAMALLTTIPTAVLGGVSILLFGIIASSGLRMLVEAKVDFGNSRNLVIASVILVIGIGGAKFIVTESLSIEGMALAAIIGVVLNLVLPGRKEAETSSMDSTK; this is translated from the coding sequence ATGTCGAATGCGATATTAGATGTAAATGAAAAGCCAACAGGTGGGCAATTGATCACGTTAAGTTTTCAGCATATGTTCGCGATGTTCGGATCAACGATTTTAGTACCGCAGTTAGTTGGATTAAGCCCTGCGATTGCTTTACTTACGAGTGGAATTGCTACAATAATCTTTTTATTAGTAACGAGATTCCAAGTACCAGCTTATTTAGGTTCATCATTCGCCTTTATTACACCGATTCTTATTGCAACTAATTATGGTGAAAGCCCTGGTAATGCAATGATAGGTGCGATGTTTGTAGGTTTAGTGTATGGTATTGTGTCACTCGTTATTTGGAAAAGTGGTTATAAATGGATCATGAAATTGTTACCTGCTATCGTTGTTGGTCCAGTAATAATGGTTATTGGGTTAGGTCTTTCAGGAGTTGCAGTTGATATGGCGATGAATATTCCAATTGAAGGTACAGATTTAAAAGAATATAGTTTCTTACATTTCTCAGCAGCATTGGTTACATTATTTACAGCAATCTTCTGTACAATCTATTTCAAAAATATTTTAAGCACGATGCCGATCTTAATCGGATTGGTAGTCGGCTATATTTATTCCATGATAATCGGAATTGTTGACTTTACTCCTATCAAAGAAGCAAGCATGTTTGCTTTGCCGGACTTTCTAATTCCCGGTGTACATTATGAATTCGAAGTGACATCTAAAATTCTACTTGTGATGGTGCCAATCGTCATTGTAACGATTTCAGAGCATATTGGTCATCAACTTGTTCTTGGTAAAGTAGTAGACCGCGATTATATTAAAACTCCGGGCTTACACCGCTCATTACTAGGTGATGGTTTAGGAACATTTGTCAGTGCATTCATCGGTGGTCCTCCGAAAACAACATATGGTGAAAACATCGGAGTTCTAGCAATTACACGTGTTTACAGTATCTATGTCATCATGGGTGCAGCAGTGATTGCCATCTTACTATCATTTTTCGGTAAAGCAATGGCTCTTCTTACAACAATTCCAACAGCGGTTCTTGGAGGAGTTTCCATTCTATTATTCGGTATCATTGCTTCAAGCGGTTTACGCATGTTAGTGGAGGCGAAAGTAGACTTTGGAAATAGCCGAAATCTTGTGATCGCATCCGTAATCTTAGTAATTGGAATCGGTGGAGCAAAATTCATCGTGACAGAATCACTAAGTATAGAAGGAATGGCTTTAGCAGCAATCATCGGTGTTGTCTTAAATCTAGTCCTTCCCGGGAGAAAAGAAGCTGAAACTTCCAGTATGGATTCAACTAAATAA
- a CDS encoding carbamoyl phosphate synthase small subunit produces MKTRYLILEDGTVFKGNAFGSEEGTIGEVIFTTAMTGYQESISDPSNCGQILTFTYPMVGNYGVNPDDFEAIEIGLSGVVIRELAEQPSNFRSAGTLSEFLEAKNVPGIEGIDTRKLTRIIRKHGSLKGKLTNAGEEVNVEQVVKELQTTEIKRNVVEQVSITRPYPSPGRGKKVVLVDFGMKHGILRELNKRDCDIIVVPYNTSAKEILGMYPDGVMLSNGPGDPTDIPEVIEMVKGIIGQVPIFGVCLGHQLISLASGATSFKLKFGHRGGNHPVKDLTTGRTELTSQNHGFAIDADSIAHTDLEITHVALNDGTVEGVRHKKFPVFCVQFHPEGSCGPEDSTHLFDQFIELMNAESKKESSHA; encoded by the coding sequence ATGAAAACGAGATATTTAATTTTAGAAGACGGTACTGTATTTAAAGGAAATGCATTTGGAAGTGAGGAAGGAACTATCGGTGAAGTAATTTTCACTACTGCAATGACAGGTTACCAAGAATCGATTTCAGATCCTTCGAACTGTGGACAAATATTAACATTTACTTATCCAATGGTTGGAAACTACGGTGTTAATCCAGATGATTTTGAAGCAATTGAAATTGGGCTTTCAGGGGTAGTTATAAGAGAGCTTGCAGAACAACCATCTAATTTTAGAAGTGCAGGTACATTAAGTGAATTTTTAGAAGCAAAAAATGTTCCAGGAATTGAAGGAATCGATACTAGAAAGTTAACGCGTATTATTCGAAAACATGGTTCTTTAAAAGGAAAGCTTACAAATGCTGGGGAAGAAGTGAATGTGGAGCAAGTAGTAAAAGAACTGCAAACTACTGAAATTAAAAGAAATGTAGTCGAACAAGTTTCTATTACTCGTCCATATCCAAGTCCAGGACGTGGGAAAAAAGTTGTGTTAGTAGACTTTGGTATGAAACACGGTATTTTAAGAGAATTAAACAAACGTGACTGCGACATTATTGTCGTTCCTTATAACACATCTGCAAAAGAGATTTTAGGTATGTACCCAGATGGTGTCATGCTATCAAACGGACCTGGGGACCCAACAGACATCCCAGAAGTAATTGAAATGGTAAAAGGAATTATCGGTCAAGTTCCGATATTCGGGGTATGCCTTGGACATCAGCTGATTTCACTTGCGAGTGGCGCAACGTCTTTCAAATTGAAGTTCGGTCACCGCGGTGGAAATCATCCGGTAAAAGACTTAACAACAGGACGAACAGAGCTTACTTCTCAAAATCATGGTTTTGCTATTGATGCAGATTCCATCGCACATACAGATTTAGAAATTACACATGTTGCTTTAAATGACGGTACTGTCGAAGGTGTAAGACATAAAAAATTCCCAGTGTTCTGCGTTCAGTTCCATCCAGAAGGATCATGTGGACCAGAAGATTCTACACACTTATTTGACCAATTTATCGAATTAATGAATGCTGAAAGCAAAAAGGAGAGTTCACATGCCTAA
- a CDS encoding aspartate carbamoyltransferase catalytic subunit translates to MKNLVSMKDLSVDQIMAILEQAQAFREGAHSTVKNSYTMANLFFEPSTRTKMSFEMAERNLQVGVIPFEAGFSSTLKGETLYDTVKVLEAIGLDALVIRHEENSFFEQLVGRVKPAIINGGDGTGNHPTQSLLDIYTIWQEFGTLQDIVVTIVGDIAHSRVARSNADALTRLGAIVHLVCPPEWQGEFDTFNEFDKVIESSDVIMMLRVQHERHDSNMTFSKEDYHQAFGLTVERERKMKDKAIIMHPAPFNRDVEIASELVECDRSRIFKQMENGVYIRMAIIEIILKGRE, encoded by the coding sequence ATGAAAAATTTAGTATCAATGAAAGATCTATCTGTTGATCAAATAATGGCTATATTAGAACAAGCTCAAGCGTTTCGTGAAGGCGCCCATTCTACAGTGAAAAACAGTTATACAATGGCTAATCTGTTTTTTGAGCCAAGCACTCGAACAAAAATGAGTTTCGAAATGGCTGAAAGAAACTTACAAGTAGGAGTAATACCTTTTGAAGCAGGTTTTTCGAGTACATTAAAAGGTGAAACTCTTTATGACACAGTGAAGGTGTTAGAAGCGATTGGTTTAGATGCGTTAGTTATAAGACATGAAGAAAATAGTTTCTTTGAGCAATTAGTTGGAAGAGTAAAACCAGCTATTATAAATGGAGGAGATGGAACTGGTAATCATCCAACACAAAGCCTCCTTGATATCTATACAATTTGGCAAGAGTTCGGCACATTACAGGACATAGTAGTTACAATAGTTGGAGATATTGCACATAGTCGAGTAGCAAGATCCAATGCAGATGCATTAACGAGACTTGGTGCAATCGTCCATCTTGTTTGCCCGCCAGAGTGGCAAGGGGAATTTGATACCTTTAATGAATTTGATAAAGTCATTGAATCTAGCGATGTGATCATGATGCTGCGTGTTCAACATGAAAGACATGACAGCAACATGACATTTTCTAAGGAAGACTACCATCAAGCATTTGGCTTAACAGTCGAAAGAGAACGCAAAATGAAAGATAAAGCAATTATCATGCATCCAGCTCCATTTAATCGAGATGTAGAAATTGCTAGTGAATTAGTAGAATGTGACCGGTCAAGAATTTTTAAGCAAATGGAAAATGGCGTTTATATTCGCATGGCAATCATTGAAATAATTTTGAAAGGGAGAGAATAA
- the pyrR gene encoding bifunctional pyr operon transcriptional regulator/uracil phosphoribosyltransferase PyrR yields MTVEKASILDEQSINRALTRIAHEIIERNKGIDECILVGIKTRGAFLAKRLADRIERIEGKAIKTGELDITLYRDDLSLKNESNEPLVQQVDITHDVTDKKVILVDDVLYTGRTVRAAMDAVMDLGRPAQIQLAVLIDRGHRELPIRADYVGKNIPTSSSERIVVKVTETDDIDAVTIFE; encoded by the coding sequence ATGACGGTAGAAAAAGCAAGTATATTAGACGAACAATCAATAAACCGAGCACTTACTCGAATTGCACATGAGATTATCGAACGAAATAAAGGTATTGATGAGTGTATATTAGTGGGAATTAAAACTAGGGGAGCTTTTTTAGCAAAGAGATTGGCAGATAGAATTGAACGAATTGAAGGAAAAGCAATAAAAACAGGTGAACTCGATATTACATTATACAGAGATGACTTATCCTTAAAAAATGAATCAAATGAGCCGTTAGTTCAGCAAGTAGATATTACACATGATGTAACAGATAAAAAAGTAATCTTGGTAGATGACGTTTTGTATACAGGTAGAACGGTTCGAGCAGCAATGGACGCGGTAATGGATTTAGGAAGACCTGCGCAAATTCAATTGGCAGTATTAATAGATCGAGGACATCGAGAGCTACCTATTCGAGCGGATTATGTTGGAAAAAATATTCCTACATCAAGTAGTGAACGAATTGTAGTAAAAGTTACAGAAACAGATGATATAGATGCTGTAACAATTTTTGAATAA
- a CDS encoding RluA family pseudouridine synthase, whose translation MEELTFVIEKEQEKERIDKAIATFETEWSRTQIQNFIKDGHVLVNNEAPKTNYKVKEGDVIVVSPPAAIPLDIVAENLNLEIVYEDEDVVVVYKPRGMVVHPAPGHTSGTLVNGLMYQIKDLSGINGVLRPGIVHRIDKDTTGLLMVAKNDVAHVSLVDQLVKKTVTRKYTALVHGHIAHDKGTIDAPIGRDKKERQSMAVVDNGKHAVTHFRVLERFDKFTLVECQLETGRTHQIRVHMKYIGYPLAGDPKYGPKKTIDFDGQVLHAGVLGFIQPKTGEYLEFSSPLPEEFTNLLQDLKKQSLIKED comes from the coding sequence ATGGAAGAGTTAACATTTGTAATAGAAAAAGAACAAGAAAAAGAGAGAATTGACAAAGCAATTGCCACATTTGAGACGGAATGGTCACGCACACAAATCCAAAACTTTATAAAAGATGGACATGTGTTAGTGAATAATGAAGCACCAAAAACGAACTATAAAGTGAAAGAAGGAGACGTTATTGTTGTATCTCCTCCTGCAGCAATTCCACTAGACATCGTTGCTGAAAACTTGAATTTAGAAATCGTTTATGAGGACGAGGATGTAGTGGTAGTGTACAAACCACGTGGAATGGTTGTTCATCCTGCACCTGGTCACACGAGCGGGACACTTGTAAATGGGTTAATGTATCAAATAAAAGACTTATCAGGCATAAATGGAGTTTTACGTCCTGGAATCGTTCATCGTATCGATAAAGATACAACCGGACTATTAATGGTCGCAAAAAATGATGTTGCACATGTATCTTTAGTCGATCAACTGGTGAAGAAAACAGTAACTCGTAAATACACTGCACTTGTACATGGGCATATTGCACATGATAAAGGAACAATTGACGCTCCTATTGGTCGGGATAAAAAAGAACGACAAAGCATGGCAGTTGTTGATAATGGAAAACATGCAGTGACTCATTTCCGTGTATTGGAACGATTCGATAAGTTTACGTTAGTGGAGTGTCAGCTTGAAACAGGAAGAACGCATCAAATTCGCGTCCACATGAAGTATATTGGTTATCCTTTAGCTGGAGATCCGAAATACGGTCCGAAGAAAACAATCGACTTTGATGGCCAAGTTCTACATGCGGGAGTATTAGGGTTTATTCAACCGAAAACTGGCGAGTATTTAGAGTTTTCTTCTCCACTTCCAGAGGAATTCACAAATCTGTTACAAGATTTAAAAAAACAATCATTGATTAAAGAAGACTAG
- the ileS gene encoding isoleucine--tRNA ligase, whose protein sequence is MEYKDTLLMPKTDFPMRGNLPVKELDIQAQWAEQDIYKKVQERTADRPFFVLHDGPPYANGDIHIGHALNKVLKDMIVRHKSMTGFHAPYVPGWDTHGLPIEQALTNKGVKRKEMTLAEFRQLCEEYAYEQINNQRSQFKRLGVRGDWENPYVTLTPAFESRQIEVFGAMAKKGYIYKGLKPVYWSPSSESALAEAEIEYQDKKSPSIYVSFAVTEGKGVLEEGTKFIIWTTTPWTIPANLGIALHPEVEYAVVSAKGSKYVVAKELVESVSTELGWEEYAIERTLEGKEMDRLVAKHPLYDRDSLVILGEHVTTESGTGCVHTAPGHGEDDFYVGKAYGLDVLCPVDDRGVLTAEAPGFEGLFYDTANKAITEALEEAGALEKLTFFTHSYPHDWRTKKPVIYRATAQWFASIEAFRDELLQAIRDTNFTPAWGETRLFNMIRDRGDWCISRQRVWGVPIPVFYAEDGEPILTEETISHVSKLFREHGSNIWFQREAKELLPEGFTHPNSPNGIFTKETDIMDVWFDSGSSHQGVLEERDDLVFPADLYLEGSDQYRGWFNSSLITSTAMFGHAPYKGLLSHGFILDGNGRKMSKSLGNVIVPSKVMNQLGADILRLWVASVDYTADVRVSDAIIKQVTEVYRKIRNTFRFLHGNISDFHPVNDRVEFKDLREVDQYMYMKLQEVIKTVRAAYERYDFASVYHAVNNFVAGELSSFYLDVAKDVVYIYGADHKDRRAMQTVMYDTLLALLKLMTPILPHTTDELWAYLEHETEESVQLTDMPDAIEYPAFEALAPKWTKIIELRDDVLKALEEARNAKTIGKSLEAKVTLYVKDDYKSLFETDAIDFAQLFIVSKFALGGAQSEAPANSLVLEHSSVLVEKADGEKCERCWTISETVGSDEKHATLCTRCADVVENNYI, encoded by the coding sequence ATGGAGTACAAAGACACATTATTAATGCCAAAAACGGATTTCCCAATGCGAGGGAATTTACCAGTAAAAGAATTAGATATTCAAGCACAATGGGCGGAGCAAGATATTTATAAAAAAGTGCAAGAAAGAACAGCAGATCGTCCTTTCTTCGTATTACATGATGGTCCTCCATACGCAAATGGTGATATTCATATTGGTCATGCTTTAAACAAAGTATTAAAGGACATGATTGTTCGTCATAAATCCATGACAGGGTTTCATGCACCTTATGTTCCAGGTTGGGATACACATGGTTTACCAATTGAACAAGCACTAACAAACAAGGGTGTAAAACGTAAAGAAATGACATTAGCAGAATTCAGACAGCTATGTGAGGAATATGCTTATGAACAAATTAATAACCAACGCTCTCAATTTAAACGTCTAGGTGTTCGTGGTGATTGGGAGAACCCTTATGTTACACTTACTCCAGCATTTGAATCTCGTCAAATCGAAGTATTTGGAGCAATGGCTAAAAAAGGATATATCTATAAAGGGTTAAAACCAGTTTATTGGTCACCATCAAGTGAATCTGCCCTTGCAGAAGCGGAAATTGAATACCAAGACAAAAAGTCACCTTCTATTTATGTAAGTTTCGCAGTTACAGAAGGAAAAGGTGTGCTAGAAGAGGGAACGAAATTCATCATCTGGACGACAACTCCTTGGACAATTCCAGCGAACTTAGGAATAGCGCTACATCCTGAAGTAGAGTATGCAGTTGTAAGTGCAAAAGGTTCTAAGTATGTTGTAGCAAAAGAATTAGTGGAATCTGTTTCAACTGAACTTGGTTGGGAAGAATACGCAATTGAACGTACGCTAGAAGGTAAAGAGATGGACCGACTTGTTGCCAAACATCCACTTTATGATCGTGATTCACTAGTAATTCTTGGTGAACACGTAACTACTGAGTCTGGTACAGGATGTGTTCATACTGCTCCAGGGCACGGGGAAGACGATTTCTACGTAGGTAAAGCGTATGGCTTAGATGTTTTATGTCCAGTGGATGATCGTGGTGTATTGACAGCAGAAGCACCAGGATTTGAAGGTTTATTTTATGATACTGCCAATAAAGCTATTACAGAAGCTTTAGAAGAAGCGGGAGCCCTTGAAAAACTAACTTTCTTTACACACTCGTATCCACATGACTGGCGTACAAAAAAACCAGTAATTTACCGTGCAACTGCCCAGTGGTTTGCTTCAATTGAAGCATTTAGAGATGAATTATTACAAGCTATTCGTGATACAAATTTCACACCTGCTTGGGGTGAAACTCGTCTATTCAATATGATTCGTGACCGTGGAGACTGGTGTATTTCTCGTCAACGTGTATGGGGTGTTCCAATTCCTGTGTTTTATGCAGAAGATGGTGAACCAATTCTTACCGAAGAGACAATTTCACATGTATCAAAATTATTCCGTGAACATGGTTCTAATATTTGGTTCCAAAGAGAAGCGAAAGAGTTATTACCAGAAGGATTTACACATCCTAACAGTCCAAATGGTATCTTTACGAAAGAAACAGATATCATGGACGTATGGTTTGACTCAGGTTCTTCACATCAAGGTGTGTTAGAAGAGCGAGATGATTTAGTATTCCCAGCTGATTTATATTTAGAAGGCTCTGACCAATACCGTGGATGGTTTAACTCTTCATTAATTACTAGTACTGCTATGTTTGGTCATGCACCTTACAAAGGACTTTTAAGTCATGGATTTATTTTGGATGGTAATGGCCGTAAAATGAGTAAATCACTAGGGAATGTAATTGTTCCTTCTAAAGTGATGAATCAACTTGGTGCAGACATTCTTCGTTTATGGGTTGCTTCTGTTGATTACACGGCAGATGTACGTGTATCCGATGCTATCATTAAACAAGTAACAGAAGTATATCGTAAAATCCGTAATACTTTCCGTTTCCTACATGGGAATATTAGTGATTTCCATCCAGTAAATGATCGTGTAGAATTTAAAGATCTTCGCGAAGTAGATCAATATATGTACATGAAGCTGCAAGAGGTTATTAAAACAGTAAGAGCTGCTTATGAGCGCTATGATTTTGCGAGTGTTTATCATGCAGTAAATAACTTCGTTGCTGGTGAATTAAGCTCATTCTATTTAGATGTTGCAAAAGATGTTGTGTATATTTATGGAGCAGATCATAAAGATCGTCGTGCAATGCAAACAGTTATGTATGACACACTTCTTGCTTTATTAAAATTAATGACACCTATTTTGCCACATACAACAGATGAGCTTTGGGCTTATCTAGAACATGAAACAGAAGAAAGTGTACAATTAACAGATATGCCGGATGCGATAGAATATCCAGCGTTTGAAGCACTAGCACCAAAGTGGACGAAAATTATCGAATTACGTGATGATGTATTAAAAGCGTTAGAAGAAGCACGTAATGCTAAAACAATCGGTAAATCTCTGGAAGCAAAAGTTACTTTGTATGTAAAAGACGATTATAAATCATTATTTGAAACAGATGCGATTGATTTTGCTCAATTATTCATCGTTTCTAAGTTTGCATTAGGTGGAGCTCAATCGGAAGCACCAGCAAATAGCTTAGTACTGGAGCATAGTTCTGTGTTAGTGGAAAAAGCAGATGGCGAGAAATGTGAACGCTGCTGGACAATTTCTGAAACAGTCGGCTCAGATGAAAAACATGCAACATTATGTACTCGTTGTGCGGATGTTGTAGAAAATAATTATATCTAA
- a CDS encoding dihydroorotase, translated as MTKIIQNVQIVNNEGDFETTSVLIQEGKIAKIGSSVTADNAQVIEGKGMLLSPGFIDVHVHLREPGGEQKETIETGTKSAAKGGYTTICAMPNTRPVPDTAENFAHVLDLIEKKALVRVLPYASITIRQAGKERTDIEALKKLGAFALTDDGVGVQAAGTMLEAMEEAAKFNIPVVAHCEDNTLIYGGVMHKGKRNEELGLKGIPSVSESVHIARDILLAEAAGAHYHVCHVSTKESVRVIRDAKKAGVHVTAEVSPHHLLLCEDDIPANDAVWKMNPPLRGKDDMMALREGLLDGTLDLIATDHAPHTDEEKANGFEKAPFGIVGLETAFPLLYTHFVKNGEWTIKQLLDYLTNKPADVFGFEFGKLEEGAPADLVLIDLEKEQAIDKEAFLSKGKNTPFNGWVCTGWPQVTIYNGEIVWQEEEA; from the coding sequence ATGACAAAAATTATTCAAAACGTTCAAATAGTTAACAATGAAGGAGATTTTGAAACTACCTCCGTTTTAATCCAAGAAGGAAAAATAGCTAAAATCGGATCAAGCGTCACTGCTGATAATGCACAAGTAATAGAAGGAAAAGGAATGCTTCTTTCTCCAGGCTTTATCGATGTACATGTCCATTTACGTGAGCCAGGTGGCGAACAAAAAGAAACGATTGAAACGGGAACCAAGTCTGCTGCTAAAGGCGGATACACAACAATCTGTGCCATGCCAAATACAAGACCAGTACCAGATACAGCCGAAAACTTCGCGCACGTATTAGATTTAATAGAGAAAAAAGCACTTGTTCGTGTGTTACCTTATGCTTCGATTACGATTCGCCAGGCTGGAAAAGAAAGAACGGATATTGAAGCATTAAAAAAACTTGGAGCATTTGCTCTAACAGATGACGGAGTTGGTGTTCAAGCTGCTGGAACGATGCTAGAAGCAATGGAGGAAGCAGCGAAATTTAACATTCCAGTTGTCGCACACTGTGAAGACAATACACTTATCTACGGTGGTGTTATGCATAAAGGGAAACGCAACGAAGAGCTTGGCTTAAAAGGAATCCCTTCTGTATCAGAATCAGTACATATAGCAAGGGATATATTACTAGCAGAAGCAGCAGGAGCTCATTATCATGTATGTCATGTGAGCACGAAAGAATCAGTAAGAGTCATTAGAGATGCAAAAAAAGCTGGTGTGCATGTTACTGCGGAGGTAAGTCCACATCATTTATTACTTTGTGAAGACGATATTCCTGCGAATGATGCTGTTTGGAAAATGAATCCTCCTTTAAGAGGGAAGGACGATATGATGGCATTACGCGAAGGTTTATTGGATGGAACATTAGATTTGATTGCAACGGATCATGCGCCACATACGGATGAAGAGAAGGCAAACGGCTTTGAAAAAGCTCCATTCGGGATTGTTGGACTGGAAACTGCATTCCCACTTTTATATACACATTTCGTCAAAAATGGGGAATGGACAATAAAACAACTCCTAGATTATTTAACAAATAAACCAGCGGATGTTTTCGGATTTGAATTTGGAAAGCTTGAAGAAGGTGCTCCAGCGGATTTAGTATTAATCGACTTAGAAAAAGAACAAGCTATTGATAAAGAGGCATTTTTATCTAAAGGAAAAAATACACCATTCAATGGATGGGTTTGCACAGGTTGGCCACAAGTTACTATTTATAACGGAGAAATCGTATGGCAGGAGGAAGAAGCATGA
- the lspA gene encoding signal peptidase II — protein sequence MWKFYGLAAFVIALDQWTKWLVVKNMTLGENIILLDPYLALLSHRNRGAAWGMLQGRMGLFAIITIIVIIGIIYYFHKEANGKPLFQVGLMMLLGGAIGNFIDRLWRKEVVDFVDVLIPIINYDFPIFNIADAALTIGVVFIILFILQEERAEKKKVK from the coding sequence GTGTGGAAATTTTACGGACTTGCAGCGTTTGTCATTGCTTTAGATCAATGGACAAAATGGCTTGTTGTTAAAAATATGACGCTAGGTGAAAATATCATTCTTTTGGATCCTTATTTAGCACTGCTTTCGCATAGAAATCGCGGAGCTGCATGGGGAATGCTACAAGGTCGAATGGGTTTGTTTGCAATCATCACGATTATTGTAATCATTGGGATTATTTATTATTTTCATAAAGAAGCTAATGGTAAACCATTGTTTCAAGTAGGTTTAATGATGCTATTAGGTGGAGCAATAGGGAATTTTATCGATCGACTTTGGAGAAAAGAAGTAGTTGATTTTGTGGATGTTTTAATACCAATTATAAACTATGATTTTCCTATTTTTAATATTGCAGATGCGGCATTAACAATAGGAGTAGTATTCATTATATTATTCATACTACAAGAAGAACGAGCAGAAAAGAAAAAGGTGAAGTAA